A genomic segment from Malus domestica chromosome 05, GDT2T_hap1 encodes:
- the LOC103436414 gene encoding uncharacterized protein, with product MVGRPNKEAFYKSLLWVHKNHPLALALNLNVLGDLGWFKDLLEILSRVLQDSIIKKREEEKRMNSCWNRSYWSFCNESYEEEEEKEEKEEINTITDVQIARAKAAVDRYRDDPEYRFLHDRVSDVFVEMLASDLRFLNSDEIEKNSYASKFCPSIDSSYDRATLICENIAKRMFPRDDYEEYIDLEEAHYAYRVRDRLRKQVLIPLRKALSLECSLAAKQNRKSLSLFKNRKALIALEDYRNIAGCHDGGGNNESKLKFKSRMNIVQKLVPKKAIIDMCFGDEVKLPHHVLASLEKEQGGVTETAEVQWQRLVKELSSKGKLRNCVAVCDVPESMRGTLKEKVCISMGLLISDLSKKPWKGSVFSFSKVPMLKRIEGEDLQSKCEFMRSLESAEKVDFLKIYNQILQTAIVEKQSNAKIPRRIFVFTYKDFTHATKNNWVEDYKEAWANYKKSGYWSVPELVFWNLKDSIAEPRVFGAPVKNHKGGMIITGFSDILLSLFFKGESDSRSYAGQLHSVYGIDVLPAMKLAPRVEDVMNWAVFNTRVEEPDCIGLM from the coding sequence ATGGTGGGGAGGCCCAACAAAGAAGCCTTTTACAAGTCCCTCTTGTGGGTCCACAAAAACCACCCTTTAGCCCTAGCTCTAAATCTCAACGTTTTGGGGGATTTGGGTTGGTTCAAAGATTTGTTGGAGATTCTCTCTAGGGTTTTGCAGGACTCCATAATAAAGAAAAGGGAGGAGGAGAAGCGTATGAATAGTTGTTGGAACAGGAGTTATTGGTCCTTTTGCAATGAAAGctatgaggaggaggaagagaaggaagagaaGGAGGAGATCAATACAATCACAGACGTTCAAATTGCCAGGGCTAAAGCGGCTGTTGATAGGTACCGAGATGACCCGGAGTATAGGTTCTTGCACGATCGTGTATCTGATGTGTTTGTTGAAATGTTGGCATCAGATTTAAGGTTTTTGAATTCTGATGAGATTGAAAAAAACAGTTATGCCTCCAAATTTTGCCCTTCAATTGATTCGTCTTACGACAGAGCAACTCTAATATGTGAAAACATAGCGAAGAGAATGTTTCCACGGGACGATTATGAAGAGTACATAGATCTTGAAGAAGCGCATTACGCTTACAGGGTTCGCGATCGGTTGAGGAAACAAGTACTTATCCCCCTGCGCAAGGCATTGTCACTGGAGTGCTCACTGGCTGCTAAACAGAACAGGAAGTCATTGTCATTGTTCAAAAACCGCAAGGCGCTGATTGCTTTAGAAGACTACAGGAATATCGCTGGTTGTCATGATGGTGGAGGCAACAACGAAAGCAAATTGAAATTCAAGAGTCGCATGAATATTGTGCAAAAGCTTGTACCAAAGAAAGCAATTATCGATATGTGTTTTGGTGATGAGGTAAAGCTTCCTCACCACGTGCTGGCCTCATTGGAGAAGGAACAAGGTGGGGTTACTGAAACTGCAGAGGTTCAGTGGCAGAGATTGGTCAAAGAGTTGTCTAGCAAAGGGAAACTCAGAAATTGTGTTGCAGTGTGTGATGTCCCGGAGAGTATGAGAGGGACGTTGAAGGAGAAGGTATGCATTTCAATGGGGTTGTTGATTTCGGATCTTAGCAAAAAACCGTGGAAAGGTTCTGTCTTCTCGTTCAGCAAAGTTCCAATGCTGAAAAGGATTGAAGGAGAGGATCTTCAATCCAAATGCGAGTTCATGAGAAGCTTAGAGTCCGCCGAGAAAGTTGATTTCCTCaagatttacaatcaaattttgcAGACTGCCATTGTGGAGAAGCAGAGCAATGCCAAGATTCCTAGAAGGATTTTCGTGTTCACATACAAAGATTTCACGCACGCCACGAAGAACAATTGGGTGGAGGATTACAAAGAGGCTTGGGCTAATTACAAAAAGAGTGGGTATTGGAGTGTGCCAGAGTTGGTGTTTTGGAATCTGAAAGACTCAATTGCCGAGCCAAGGGTGTTCGGTGCCCCCGTGAAGAATCACAAAGGGGGGATGATTATTACCGGGTTTTCCGACATCCTGCTCAGCCTTTTCTTCAAAGGCGAGTCGGATTCCCGATCATATGCAGGTCAGTTGCATTCAGTCTATGGTATTGATGTACTGCCTGCGATGAAActtgctccaagggtggagGATGTGATGAACTGGGCCGTTTTCAACACAAGAGTTGAAGAACCTGATTGTATTGGATTGATGTAA
- the LOC103436387 gene encoding probable E3 ubiquitin-protein ligase RHY1A isoform X1, whose protein sequence is MPTVLELFYSRRSRYNRAATDPGFDSLPPPPTVDRSHNHNQSRRHHNSDGCDPLLRRTPRHFRHRSSLPLQERAPVGLEQGGTHPGSGNGVAGSSGGLSGNERLPGSVLLARERLLERLRGMPPSETRRHRALHLYRGGLLHGDDLSPLVRDSDAEILTGQPASAYSSTNLGSQIESLHLLQESNKKPPGLSQEVFDCLNLEIFSSTEMGVEGLELGASQDCSICLESFMDGNKLICLPCEHRFHAACLSPWARIRGDCPYCRKVIVLDSQTAKRNT, encoded by the exons ATGCCGACCGTATTAGAGCTTTTCTACAGCCGGAGGTCTCGCTACAACCGAGCCGCCACCGATCCAGGGTTCGactctctccctcctcctccgaCCGTTGACCGAAGCCACAACCACAATCAAAGTCGCCGCCACCACAATTCTGACGGCTGCGATCCCCTCCTCCGCCGAACCCCGCGCCATTTCCGGCATCGTTCCTCCCTCCCT TTGCAGGAGCGGGCGCCGGTTGGGCTCGAGCAGGGCGGGACCCACCCGGGTTCTGGAAATGGGGTCGCCGGAAGCAGTGGCGGGTTGAGCGGGAACGAGAGGCTTCCCGGGTCTGTTTTGCTCGCCAGGGAAAGGCTGCTGGAGAGGCTGAGAGGGATGCCTCCTTCAGAAACCAG GCGGCATAGAGCATTGCATCTTTACCGTGGTGGGCTACTACATGGTGATGACTTGAGTCCTCTTGTAAGGGATTCGGACGCTGAAATCTTGACAGGTCAGCCAGCCAGTGCCTACTCTTCGACTAACTTGGGCTCCCAAATTGAAAGCCTACATCTCTTGCAAGAATCGAACAAGAAGCCTCCAGGTCTTAGTCAAGAGGtctttgattgtttgaaccttgagATTTTCAGTAGCACAGAAATGGGTGTTGAAGGGTTGGAGTTAGGAGCTTCTCAAGATTGTAGTATCTGTTTGGAGAGTTTTATGGATGGCAACAAGCTTATATGCTTACCTTGTGAGCATAGATTCCATGCTGCCTGCTTGAGTCCCTGGGCTCGTATTCGAGGGGACTGCCCGTACTGCCGGAAAGTGATAGTTCTAGATAGTCAAACTGCTAAAAGGAATACATAG
- the LOC103436387 gene encoding probable E3 ubiquitin-protein ligase RHY1A isoform X2, translating into MPTVLELFYSRRSRYNRAATDPGFDSLPPPPTVDRSHNHNQSRRHHNSDGCDPLLRRTPRHFRHRSSLPERAPVGLEQGGTHPGSGNGVAGSSGGLSGNERLPGSVLLARERLLERLRGMPPSETRRHRALHLYRGGLLHGDDLSPLVRDSDAEILTGQPASAYSSTNLGSQIESLHLLQESNKKPPGLSQEVFDCLNLEIFSSTEMGVEGLELGASQDCSICLESFMDGNKLICLPCEHRFHAACLSPWARIRGDCPYCRKVIVLDSQTAKRNT; encoded by the exons ATGCCGACCGTATTAGAGCTTTTCTACAGCCGGAGGTCTCGCTACAACCGAGCCGCCACCGATCCAGGGTTCGactctctccctcctcctccgaCCGTTGACCGAAGCCACAACCACAATCAAAGTCGCCGCCACCACAATTCTGACGGCTGCGATCCCCTCCTCCGCCGAACCCCGCGCCATTTCCGGCATCGTTCCTCCCTCCCT GAGCGGGCGCCGGTTGGGCTCGAGCAGGGCGGGACCCACCCGGGTTCTGGAAATGGGGTCGCCGGAAGCAGTGGCGGGTTGAGCGGGAACGAGAGGCTTCCCGGGTCTGTTTTGCTCGCCAGGGAAAGGCTGCTGGAGAGGCTGAGAGGGATGCCTCCTTCAGAAACCAG GCGGCATAGAGCATTGCATCTTTACCGTGGTGGGCTACTACATGGTGATGACTTGAGTCCTCTTGTAAGGGATTCGGACGCTGAAATCTTGACAGGTCAGCCAGCCAGTGCCTACTCTTCGACTAACTTGGGCTCCCAAATTGAAAGCCTACATCTCTTGCAAGAATCGAACAAGAAGCCTCCAGGTCTTAGTCAAGAGGtctttgattgtttgaaccttgagATTTTCAGTAGCACAGAAATGGGTGTTGAAGGGTTGGAGTTAGGAGCTTCTCAAGATTGTAGTATCTGTTTGGAGAGTTTTATGGATGGCAACAAGCTTATATGCTTACCTTGTGAGCATAGATTCCATGCTGCCTGCTTGAGTCCCTGGGCTCGTATTCGAGGGGACTGCCCGTACTGCCGGAAAGTGATAGTTCTAGATAGTCAAACTGCTAAAAGGAATACATAG
- the LOC139196116 gene encoding uncharacterized protein, with the protein MAINMKITTLELYGDSKLIINQLLTEYEVRKDDLIPYFRLATQLLQKFEAVTLEHVPRKENQMADALANLASSMALGEDKVANVPVCQRWEISLITEMLLDDTNIISVLPVYTEDWRQPLIDYLEYGKLPDDPRHRSEIHQRAPCFLYYKGTLYQRSSE; encoded by the coding sequence ATGGCAATTAATATGAAAATCACAACCCTAGAACTATATggtgactccaagctcataatcaatcaactcttgactgaatatgaagtgaggaaagatgatctcatcCCATACTTCCGGCTAGCAACTCAACTGCTACAAAAGTTCGAAGCCGTgacactagaacatgtgccaagaaaagaaaatcaaatggcggACGCTCTTGCTAACCTAGCCTCAAGTATGGCACTAGGAGAAGACAAAGTTGCAAAcgtgccagtttgccaaagatgggaGATTTCGCTCATCACTgaaatgctactagatgatacaaacatcatctcagtacttccagtcTACACTGAAGATTGGAGGCAGCCGCTGATCGACTATTTAGAGTATGGAAAACTTCCAGACGATCCTAGACACCGTTCTGAAATACATCAACGAGCACCTtgcttcctctactacaaaggaACACTCTACCAACGCTCTTCTGAATGA